A stretch of DNA from Leptospira barantonii:
AAGTCCCGTTCTTCAAGTGAATTTCTCGGAAAGTTTAAAAAGAATCGGATGAAAGAGATTGAATGAAGTTTTTCGGATCTTGGAAAAAATCCGAGATCGTTTTGTTTTCGGAATCGAATCCGAGATAAATCGATACGATTTTTCCTCGTCTTTGTAAAAGGAAATAACGGACGGTCAGGGGATTTCCGGAAATGATTTCCTTTCTTTCGCCGCCGATCGTCTTCAGTCCCTTGAAGACGGGAAGAATCAGATTTTTGGAATTCGGAAAAAGTTCTTTGAGAAGATTTTCCAAAGGTTCTTCGGCGGAAGGATGACCTTCCCATTCTCTTAGAATCAACATCCAGGCTCTTCCTTGAGTCGGAATCGATTTCCAATGATTGCCGTTTCCAATTCTACGAACCTCCGCTTTTTCAGGAAAACGAATCTTCGCAAGGTCGCTTACAAAAGAAGTTTCCGGAGAATGAAACGAAAGATTCGGATCCAACGGATCGACCGCGCGCAGTTCATCGCAGGCATTTAGAAAAAAAAGAAATAACAATAAACAAAAGAACGCGGGTATGTAAGGAAGGTTCAGAATGTTCAAGATCGATTTCGAACGAAACCGATCTAAGAATAAAAAAGAATCAGTAGATGATTTCATCCAAAGCGAGTTCCCGAAATTCTACAAGATCAAAAACGGGAATGGAGAATCGTTCCTTTTTTTCTGCGAGGGTGATTTCGGAGGCCTTTTTAAAAAGAGGAATTGTGGAAACTTGAAACACGATCAATCCTTCCCATTTCCCGCGCACCTCGTAAGCGGCGCCTTCGGCGAGTTTGCGAACCTGTCTGGCTCTGGATTTATCGAACTTGTTGATTCTATATCTGTAATATACGGTCTCGCCGTTCCAATCGTAAAAGACCGCGTAGTTTCCTTTGAGTTCTTGGAAGAATAGTTTGAATGAATCCGGAAAGTTCGGAGAAGAGGCGGATAAGGATTCTTTAACGTCGGCTACTCTCGGCTCCGAATAGGAGATGGAACTTCGATACGTAGCCGCGGCTCTGTGGACTTCCTGAGCCAAAAGCGTTTTTCCGGAGACCGGAAAGTCGACGGTCATTCCCAAAAGAAGAACGAACATCCACAACACTTTTTGAATATTCAGGAAGTTGCACAAAAACTTAGTCCTCCAAGTCTTCGGACTCGGACTTTCCGCTTCCTCCGGAAGAAGGACCCGAACCGCCGCCTCCGCCGGAAGAGGGAGGAGAGGTTCCGCTATCGGGAGCGGAATTCGAGGTTCCGGGTAACGGAGAATCCGCGGAACGAATCGGTCGTTCCTTGTTGCCCGGTCTAAACTTAGGACCGTCGGATTCTTTCGAATCCACGTCGCCGCCCGATTCTCCCTTTTTCAATTTTTCGATCGCGGCCTTGGCGGCTTTTTTCACCTTTTCACTCGGATCTCTTTGAGCCTTGTATTCCAAAATTTCCAGAACGGACATATCACCCGTGTCCGTAAGATGTTTGATCGCACGAAGACGAACGACCGGATCGTCGTCTCTCGCATACGCATACAATTCTTCTAATATATCTTTGTCACCCATGGAAACGAGCGCGGTCACGGAATGAATCTTCAAAGGTTGATAGTCCTTCACCTCGTTTTTACTTTTGAGGTTGCGGATCTTTTCCAATTCTTCCTTGATCGTAGGCATGGATGAAATCGATTTCATTTTTCCTAATGAACTTACGGAAAAACTTCTGAGAGTGATCGGTTCCTTGGAATCCTTATAAATTTCGAGTAGGGAACCTTCGGCTTTTTTATCCTTACTTTTTCCGAAGAAGAGGGCGATCTGAGCTCTGATTTCCGGATCGTTGAAATTTTCGTTGAGACGAGCGAGTAAAAAAGTGGAAGCCTCGTCTCTGGGTGGAAATTCTCCCAAAGCGTCCAAAAGTCCAACGGTAAGATTCGAATTCTTCGTAAAGTCCTGAGTTTTTAAGATTTCGAAAAGAATCGGCGCGGCCTTTTCGATTTTCAGTTTTTTAGTCGCGTAGATCGATTCTCTTTGGATGTCGAGTTGTTCGCTTTTTAAAAGTTTAAGGATCGTGTCTTCGAACTGAGTCAGTTTTAACTCGGCAACGGTACGAATCCCGTAGACCTTCATCATCCAGTCCGGGTCCTTATCCAAAATCTTACCTAGCTGATCGATCAGAGCGCCGGAATGTTCGGGGGGAAAGTCTTCGAGTTCCCGAAGAGCCATCGCTCTTTCCTTCGTGGTTCCGAACTTAAGAACCTGAAGAAGAATTTCCTTCTTCTTGACCAGTTGTTCTTCGGAAAGTTTTACCGGTTTCGTCTGATGCGGCGCGGAGGTAACGGATGTAGCCGCAAATAAAAGGAGAATGGTATATGCAAAAAAGAGAATGTATTTCACAAAATTACGGTTCGTTTTTTCAGGATTCTTTCTGGAGTTTCTGATTTTCTTCTTCCAGTTCTTGGATTTTTCTATTGAGTTCATTGATTAAATGTTGGTTTTCTAAATTTTGGCGGAATTTCTCGATCAAAAAGCGGATGTCCCCGGTGAGTTCTTCGATGTTCCAGGGTTTTTCCACATAACGGCTTAGTCCTCCGTAGTTGATCGCGTGGATCGCGGAATCGAGACCGGCTTGACCGGTAAGCATGATCTTGATCGAGTCCGGAAGTCTTC
This window harbors:
- a CDS encoding LIC_11959 family protein, giving the protein MCNFLNIQKVLWMFVLLLGMTVDFPVSGKTLLAQEVHRAAATYRSSISYSEPRVADVKESLSASSPNFPDSFKLFFQELKGNYAVFYDWNGETVYYRYRINKFDKSRARQVRKLAEGAAYEVRGKWEGLIVFQVSTIPLFKKASEITLAEKKERFSIPVFDLVEFRELALDEIIY
- a CDS encoding HEAT repeat domain-containing protein; protein product: MNSIEKSKNWKKKIRNSRKNPEKTNRNFVKYILFFAYTILLLFAATSVTSAPHQTKPVKLSEEQLVKKKEILLQVLKFGTTKERAMALRELEDFPPEHSGALIDQLGKILDKDPDWMMKVYGIRTVAELKLTQFEDTILKLLKSEQLDIQRESIYATKKLKIEKAAPILFEILKTQDFTKNSNLTVGLLDALGEFPPRDEASTFLLARLNENFNDPEIRAQIALFFGKSKDKKAEGSLLEIYKDSKEPITLRSFSVSSLGKMKSISSMPTIKEELEKIRNLKSKNEVKDYQPLKIHSVTALVSMGDKDILEELYAYARDDDPVVRLRAIKHLTDTGDMSVLEILEYKAQRDPSEKVKKAAKAAIEKLKKGESGGDVDSKESDGPKFRPGNKERPIRSADSPLPGTSNSAPDSGTSPPSSGGGGGSGPSSGGSGKSESEDLED
- a CDS encoding response regulator, translating into MNKGYIICVDDEVSVLETIQQQLRNEFGESHEIETASSAEDGLALMEEIQSSGYVIEVVIADQVMPGMKGSQFLEEVHRRLPDSIKIMLTGQAGLDSAIHAINYGGLSRYVEKPWNIEELTGDIRFLIEKFRQNLENQHLINELNRKIQELEEENQKLQKES
- a CDS encoding acyltransferase, whose product is MKSSTDSFLFLDRFRSKSILNILNLPYIPAFFCLLLFLFFLNACDELRAVDPLDPNLSFHSPETSFVSDLAKIRFPEKAEVRRIGNGNHWKSIPTQGRAWMLILREWEGHPSAEEPLENLLKELFPNSKNLILPVFKGLKTIGGERKEIISGNPLTVRYFLLQRRGKIVSIYLGFDSENKTISDFFQDPKNFIQSLSSDSF